A single region of the Streptomyces vilmorinianum genome encodes:
- a CDS encoding NAD(P)-binding domain-containing protein, with the protein MYDLVIVGAGPYGLSVAAHAAAHGLNLRTFGRPMESWHAMPSGMFLKSEPWASHLSDPRGAYGLDAYAATRGVRAEHGVPLPVGFFADYGDWFARQAVPALDERLITSVAPHSEGFEVVTEDGETLRTRTVALAVGVLPFMEIPGPLRELPRRYVTHSSHHGELDGFAGQDVTVVGAGQAALETAAILTEQGAHARILARSDRLNWNTLPPALDRGPWQSLRAPHTGLGCGWHNRLYADTPGLFRRLPARTRERIFDSALGPAGAWWLRERFAAVTDVRLGQRIVSAAPTADERLRLEVTGPGGGTTVLETDHVIAATGFTPSLGRAGVLAPGLRGSLRTVGAGGAPEVGALFESSWPGLFLAGLLTAPSYGPSMRFVFGAGYTAGRLVRGVRQRLRATGRGTVGRPRSGEERTPAARA; encoded by the coding sequence ATGTACGACCTGGTGATTGTGGGAGCCGGACCCTACGGACTGTCCGTGGCCGCGCACGCGGCGGCCCACGGGCTGAACCTGCGGACCTTCGGCCGCCCGATGGAGTCCTGGCACGCCATGCCCTCGGGCATGTTCCTGAAGTCCGAGCCGTGGGCCTCCCACCTCTCCGACCCGCGCGGCGCGTACGGACTCGACGCCTACGCGGCCACCCGCGGCGTCCGCGCCGAGCACGGCGTCCCGCTGCCCGTCGGCTTCTTCGCCGACTACGGCGACTGGTTCGCCCGTCAGGCGGTCCCCGCGCTCGACGAGCGGTTGATCACCTCCGTCGCCCCGCACTCCGAGGGCTTCGAGGTGGTCACGGAGGACGGCGAGACCCTCCGTACGCGGACGGTGGCGCTGGCCGTCGGCGTCCTGCCGTTCATGGAGATCCCCGGCCCCCTGCGCGAGCTGCCGCGCCGGTACGTCACCCACAGCAGCCACCACGGCGAGCTGGACGGCTTCGCGGGACAGGACGTCACGGTCGTCGGCGCCGGCCAGGCCGCCCTGGAGACCGCCGCGATCCTCACCGAACAGGGCGCGCACGCCCGGATCCTGGCCCGCTCGGACCGGCTGAACTGGAACACGCTCCCGCCGGCCCTCGACCGCGGCCCGTGGCAGTCGCTCCGCGCCCCGCACACGGGCCTGGGCTGCGGCTGGCACAACCGGCTGTACGCGGACACGCCCGGCCTCTTCCGGCGGCTGCCGGCACGGACCCGGGAGCGGATCTTCGACTCGGCGCTCGGCCCGGCGGGCGCGTGGTGGCTGCGCGAGCGGTTCGCGGCCGTCACCGACGTACGCCTCGGGCAGCGGATCGTCTCGGCGGCCCCGACCGCCGACGAGCGGCTGCGGCTCGAGGTGACCGGGCCCGGCGGCGGGACGACCGTCCTGGAGACCGACCATGTCATCGCGGCGACCGGCTTCACACCGAGCCTGGGCAGGGCCGGGGTTCTCGCGCCGGGGCTGCGGGGTTCGCTGCGCACGGTGGGCGCGGGCGGGGCGCCGGAGGTGGGGGCGCTGTTCGAGTCCTCCTGGCCGGGGCTCTTCCTCGCGGGGCTGCTCACGGCACCTTCGTACGGTCCCTCGATGCGGTTCGTGTTCGGTGCCGGCTACACCGCAGGGCGCCTCGTGCGGGGTGTGCGGCAGCGGCTGCGGGCGACGGGCCGGGGCACGGTCGGCCGTCCGCGCTCCGGCGAGGAGCGGACGCCGGCCGCCCGGGCATGA
- a CDS encoding LCP family protein translates to MSVRKFPRPRRLLLVSAALVALGSGALGSGALAGAPPLPYPKDGLNILVVGVDSRAGLSAAELKKYHAGGKGCDCTDVMMLVHVSAANDRVSAVSLPRDSLTEFPVQHIDRRTGAVHAPHAAKINAAHTEGGPALTIETVERMTGTPVHRYLEIDFRRFIDGVNRIDGGVPICTEEPLKDPATGLDLAPGTKNVQGGEALQYVRSRRADGKMDFGRMQKQQKFVANTLKTIRADLVGDPAGLRLLASTLRGTAKAERSLSVTEMLTLAARLRNVTPAGTEFATVPVRAFNPVVQGVGSTVAWDEEHAAEIFKAVRADRPLPKARPVSTSTIPKGLGDYRPAGGASLVCP, encoded by the coding sequence GTGTCCGTCAGGAAATTCCCGCGGCCGCGACGGCTGCTGCTCGTCTCGGCGGCGCTCGTCGCCCTCGGCTCCGGCGCGCTCGGCTCCGGCGCGCTCGCCGGGGCCCCGCCCCTGCCGTACCCCAAGGACGGACTCAACATCCTGGTGGTCGGGGTCGACAGCCGGGCGGGCCTCTCGGCGGCGGAGTTGAAGAAGTACCACGCCGGCGGCAAGGGCTGCGACTGCACCGACGTGATGATGCTCGTGCACGTCTCCGCCGCCAACGACCGGGTCAGCGCGGTCAGTCTGCCCCGCGACTCGCTCACCGAGTTCCCCGTCCAGCACATCGACAGGCGGACGGGTGCGGTGCACGCCCCGCACGCCGCGAAGATCAACGCGGCTCACACGGAAGGCGGGCCGGCGCTCACCATCGAGACCGTCGAGCGGATGACGGGCACCCCCGTCCACCGCTATCTCGAGATCGACTTCCGTCGCTTCATCGACGGCGTGAACCGGATCGACGGCGGCGTGCCGATCTGCACCGAGGAGCCGCTCAAGGACCCTGCCACCGGGCTCGACCTGGCCCCGGGGACGAAGAACGTCCAGGGCGGCGAGGCGCTGCAGTACGTACGTTCGCGGCGCGCGGACGGGAAGATGGACTTCGGCCGCATGCAGAAGCAGCAGAAGTTCGTGGCCAACACCCTCAAGACGATCCGGGCGGACCTGGTCGGCGACCCCGCCGGGCTGCGGCTGCTGGCCTCGACCCTGCGCGGCACGGCGAAGGCCGAGCGCTCCCTGTCCGTGACCGAGATGCTGACCCTCGCCGCGCGGCTGCGGAACGTCACCCCCGCCGGCACGGAGTTCGCGACCGTGCCGGTCCGCGCCTTCAACCCCGTCGTCCAGGGCGTGGGGTCCACGGTCGCCTGGGACGAGGAGCACGCGGCCGAGATCTTCAAGGCAGTGCGCGCCGACCGGCCGCTGCCCAAGGCGCGCCCCGTATCGACGAGCACCATCCCGAAGGGCCTCGGCGACTACCGGCCGGCCGGCGGCGCCTCGCTCGTCTGCCCGTAG
- a CDS encoding chaplin has protein sequence MKCKKAAVVVAGLFMALGAAAPAMADADAHGAAIGSPGVLSGNVVQVPIHVPINVCGNTVNVIAALNPAYGNVCVNA, from the coding sequence ATGAAGTGTAAGAAGGCTGCGGTCGTCGTCGCCGGTCTGTTCATGGCCCTGGGTGCGGCCGCCCCCGCGATGGCGGACGCCGACGCGCACGGTGCGGCCATCGGTTCGCCGGGCGTGCTGTCCGGCAACGTGGTCCAGGTTCCGATTCACGTGCCGATCAACGTCTGCGGCAACACCGTGAACGTCATCGCGGCGCTCAACCCGGCCTACGGCAACGTCTGCGTCAACGCCTGA